The following DNA comes from Hyphococcus flavus.
GCAATTGCGCCGCCAGCTCGCCCATCGAAAACGGGAAAACGATCGTATTCGTCCGATCCCCAGCGATATCCTGTAGCGAATTGAGGTAGCGCAGCTCCATTGCGCCCGGGGACGTAGCAAGAACGCTCGCCGCCTCAGAGAGTTTCGCGGCAGCTTGGTATTCGCCTTCAGCCAGAATGACCTTTGAGCGTCTTTCCCGCTCAGCCTCGGCTTGCCGGGCGATGGCGCGGATCATCGACTGGTCGACGTCCACATGCTTGATTTCCACATTCGAAACCTTGATGCCCCAGGCTTCGGTCTGCAGGTCGAGGATCTCCTGAATGTCCTTGTTGAGCTTATCGCGTTCCTGCAGCATTTCATCGAGGTCGTGTTTGCCGAGTACGGACCGCAGCGTGGTTTGCGCAAGCTGGCTTGTCGCCGCCATGTAATTTTCAACCTGTACGACGGCGCGCACCGCATCGACCACGCGGTAATAGATCACGGCGTTCACTTTCACCGACACGTTGTCCTGAGAGATCACATCTTGTGTGGGCACATCATGCACAAGTGTGCGCATATCAACCTTGCGCATGACCTGGATCACCGGGATCAGCAGGATCAGGCCGGGTCCGGCGGCTTTTTTGCCGACGCGGCCGAGCGTGAAAATCACCCCGCGCTCATATTCCTTGAGAACCTTGATGATGCTCGTCAAAAGCACAAACGCAAATACGATTATGGGAATAAAAAAGCCGATGCCACCCATGAAGCTCTCCTTGATCTGAATTGCGCCAGAGTGTTTCTCAGGCGTTGTGTTTCCTTACCTTCAGCAATAATCCGTCTACGGCGCTTACTTTGACCTTATCGCCAGCGCTAAGCGCGTCTTTCGATGTCGCGCGCCATAACTCGCCGCCCGCAGAGACGTAGCCTTCTTCGCCGTTCCATTCCACCACTTCCGCGCGGTTGACGGCCATGACTTCGCCAACTCTGAAAGGTGTTTTCCATCGCATGAAGATAAGCCCGTAGAGCTTGGCAAGCGCGACGCCTCCGAATCCAATAAGGCCGGCAACCAGGAAAAACGTCATCGGGTTTGACGGCAGTCCGTCGATTTCGATCATGCCGGTTTACGCCTCTTTGGGTTGAAGCACGTCAAGCAAGCCGCCGGCCTTCGCCTGTTTGACGGTGACGATTAATCCGTCGACGCTGACGACGCGCACCTTGTCGCCGGGCGTGAGGGGCTTGTCGCATTTTGCGCGCCAGCGCTCGCCCTCAATGATCACCCAGCCTTCGTTGCCGCTCCATTCGTCCACAACGCCTTCGCGCCTGCGCACGGCGTCGCCGCCGATCAAGGGACCGTGACTGCGCGAGCCGACAATGGCGAAAAGGATAATCGCTAGGAAGCCGCCGGCGAGGGCGACAATGGTTCCAATAACGCTTGCCGATACCCTGAAGCCTTCCGGAAATACCACAAACAGGCCGAAGCCGAACACAATAAGCCCCGCGACACCCACAAGCCCGAATGTCGGCGTATAGGCCTCGATGAGGATCATGGCCGCGCCAACGCCCATGAGCGCGAGGCCGAGCCAGTTAAACGGCAGAACCTGAAACGCATAGAGCCCCATAATCAGGCAGAGGGCGCCGACAACACCGGGGAAGATCGATCCCGGGTTCCACATTTCGATGATAATGCCGGTGGTGGCGAGCGACATCAAAATCACTGCGACATTCGGGTCGGCGATAAAGCTGAGTATTTTTTCAACCAACGTCGGCTCCACGCGCTCAAGCCGCACATTCTCCGTATCCAGCGTTTTTTCACCGGAGGCGACCATCACGGTGCGGCCGTTCATTTGCTGCATCAAGTCGTCGATGTCGCTTGCTACGAGGTCAATGACGCCAAGCTCGAGCGCTTCATTTGCGGTGACGGAAACGGCGTCGCGCACCGCGCTCTCGGCCCAGTCCGCATTGCGACCGCGTTCCTCGGCCAGCGCGCGAATATAAGCAACGGAATCGTTGATGATTTTCGCGCGTAAAGCGTCGTTGCTAGAGAGGGGTTCTGAAACGGTCCTGTCCTGGTCGCGGGTGCTTTCCGGCGCTGCTTCGCGAACGTCATCAGTTTCTTCCGCCTCGTCGCCGCCTTGCGACGGTTGCGGCTGGTCCGCTTCACGCAGGTCCTCATCTGAAAAGCCCGGATCGTTTTCGTCAAACGGGCTTTCTTCCGATGGCGCGCCGCCGACTTCGACAGGCGTCGCCGCGCCCGTGTTGGTCGCCGGCGCCATGGCGGAAACATGCGCCGAATACATGATATAAAGCCCGGCGCTGGCGGAGCGGGCGCCCTGCGGCGAAACAAAAGTCGCCACCGGAGTTTCCGACGCCAGAACGGACTTGATGATGGTTTTCATCGAATCCATCAGCCCGCCGGGCGTGTCGATTTCGATGATAATAATTTCTTTGCTGGCGGCGGACGCGGCTTCAATTTCGCGGGCGAGGTATTGCGCGGCTGGGGGCGTGACGGGCCCGTTCAGTGTGAGGATGACGCCTGATTTTCCGCCTGTGCTCTGCTGCTGCGCGAAAGCGGCGAGCCCAAACAAGGCGGCGCCCATGACGAGCATCCCTGCGAAAAAACGAATTCGGAATTCGCGTGTAATCATGCTCTCGCCCCTTACCTTGCCTGACTTAAAGATAAGCCTCAATCGATGGGAATCAACGAGAGATTGCGGGATCGCTGCTGCGTTCGTGTTTTGACCGAACCATCGTGGCCCGCCTAAACCGATTAACGTCAGCGCCAACTAACGGTAAACGGAGAGCATGATGCGGTACATTATCTATTTCATCGCCGTATCTTACGCGTTTAACGGCCTGTTCATGCTGATTGAGCCGCGGCTCTGGTACGATACCATTCCCGGCGTGCCGATGCTCGGGCCCTACAATACGCATTTTGTGCGCGATATCGGTATTCTTTACCTTGTCACCGCTGGCGGTTTTGTCTGGGGATTGCGGCCCGCGCAGAACAGCGTGCTTTTGTTCGCCTGCGTGTGGCCGGCGCTGCACGCGATTTATCATTTCAACATGTGGATCGGTCGGGGCTTTGCCATTGATGATGTCGCCGCCGTCAATGCTATCGCTATTCAGGCGCCTGCCTGGCTCGCGCTTTATGCAGCGTGGCGTCTTGGCAAGGCTCGCTAATAGGCGGCGATCTCTACTTCATAGCCTTCATCGCGCAGGTTCTTGAGGATACGGTCGAGATGATCCTGGCCTTGCGTGTCGATAGTAACGTCCATGCAGGTCATTTTCGCCGGCAGGTCGGAGTATGTGCGGTGGTGGCCGACATCGATGACATTGCCATCCTGATTGGCGATGATGGTCGCGACTTTCACAAGTTGTCCCGGCATGTCCAGCAATTGAACGCGCAGCCGCGCGAGGCGGCCCGAGCGTGCAAGGTCGCGCATCAGGATCATCGATAAAAGACGCGCATCGATATTTCCGCCGCACAGAACCAACCCGACGGTTTTGCTTTTATAACGTGATGGCTCGGCGAGAATGGCGGCGAGGCCCGCAGCGCCCGCCCCTTCAACTAGCAGTTTTTGCTCCATCATCAGCATGGAAAGCGCGCGCTCGAGAATGCGTTCGTCAACCAGCGTTATTTCGCGCACCAGATCGCGCACGATTTCGCGCGTTAACTGACCCGCTTCCTTAACGGCGATCCCTTCGGCCAGGGTGTTGCCGCCGGTGTCGCGCGCACCGCCGTCCAGCGCATTCGCCATGGACGGGAAAAGCGCCGCCTGAACGCCGATCACGTCAGTCTTTGGGCTCATGTCGTTTGCGGCCAGCGCCATGCCCGCCATCAAGCCGCCGCCGCCGATGGGAATGATCATGGCGTCGAAATCTGGTCCGTCCTCAATCATCTCGACAGCCACCGTCCCCTGACCGGCGATCACATCCGGGTCGTCAAACGGATGCACGAAAATCAGTCCACGTTCTTTTGTCAGCTCCGCCGTTTTTGCCTTGGCTTCGTCGAAGTCGTGGCCGAACAGAACAACTTCGGCGCCAAGCTCGCGCGTCTGACGGACTTTCACGTCCGGTGTCGTCACCGGCATGACGATGGTCGCCGGAACATCCAGCGATTGCGCATGCCGCGCCAGCCCTTGCGCGTGATTGCCGGCGGAAGCGGCGATGACGCCGCGCCCCCGCTCTTCGTCCGGCATGGTCAGCAATTTGTTGAGTGCGCCGCGTTCTTTAAACGCGCCGGTATATTGCAGGTTTTCAAGCTTAAGCCAGATATCGGCGCCCGTCAGCGCTGAAAGTTTGCGCGCATGCACCAGCGGCGTGCGTTTAATGCGGCCCGCAATCCGTTCGGCGGCGTCGCGAACGTCTTGTGCACTGGGCAGGCGGGGCGCATCCATGGGTCTGTCCTCGGCTTTGTGTTAGAGCTGCGGGCGCGAGCGTTTTCGCTCCTGCAGCAAAACGCAAGCATTGGCGCAATTAGTCAAAAAGGTCCAGATTCGTGGCGGAAAATTATCAAGCGGCGCGTGATTTCGAGCATTTGGGCGATGAAAATGGCGCTCCACTCTACGACCCGGTCGAAGCGGCAGTCTTCCCGCAACATACGCTGCGCTACCGCAACCAGCGCTGGGCGGAGCGCGTCGGGCTCGACGGGTTGAGTGATGAAGAATGGATCGGCCATTTCAGCAAGTTCGCGCCGCTGCCGGACAATCTGAAAACGCCGCTCGCGCTTCGCTACCACGGCCATCAGTTCCGTACCTACAATCCCGATATTGGCGACGGGCGCGGATTTCTCTTCGCGCAATTGCGCGATGATCAGGGACGGTTGCTTGATCTTGGCACGAAGGGATCGGGGCAGACGCCGTACTCGCGCTTCGGCGACGGGCGGCTCACGCTCAAGGGCGGCGTGCGCGAAGTGCTGGCGACGGAAATGCTCGAGGCGCTTGGCGTTTATACGTCAAAAACTTTCAGTCTGATTGAGACCGGCGAAGAGTTGCAGCGGCAGGACGAGCCGTCGCCAACGCGGTCATCGGTGCTTGTCAGGCTGTCCCATTCCCATGTCCGGTTCGGCGCCTTTCAACGGCTCGCCTACGAAAAAAACGAACAAGCGATTGGCGATCTCATCGATTACTGCGTCGCGCATTTTTATCCCGAGCTTGCCGGGCTTGAAGGCGAAGAGAAAGCCATCGCTTTCTATAAAAGTGTTATTCAGCGTACGGCGCGTCTGGTCGCGCAATGGATGGCGGCGGGGTTCGTTCACGGTGTTCTCAACACCGATAATATGAACGTCACCGGTGAGAGTTTCGATTACGGGCCCTGGCGGTTCGCGCCGACGGCGGACCCCGGCTTCACTGCTGCTTATTTCGACCAGACCGGTCTATACGCCTTCGGGCGGCAAGGGGAGGCTTGCGCCTGGAACCTCGCACAACTCGGCGGGGCGCTGGCGCATCACGCAAATGTCGACGCGCTCAACGAAGCCTTGCAGACGTTTTCCGACCACTACGAAACCGCCATGGCGGATGCGTATTTTTACCGATTGGGCTTAGAGGGAACGGGGCCGGAAGATTTCGCATTTGTTGTCGATTTCCTCAAATGGATGACGGAAACTGGCGCGCCTTATGAGCAGGTGTTTTTCGACTGGTTCTGCGGCGGCGCTTCAACAGATCGGGCGTCGCAAAGCCCGGCTGGCGAACTTTATGAACAAGAAAAATTTGCTGACCTGAAAGCGAGATTGATGTCGCTATCCCCCGCAAAACCGGAGCGATTAGAACATCAATATTTTCAGGGCCGAAAACCCTGCACCATGTTAATCGATGAGGTCGAGGCTATCTGGGCGCTCATTGCCGAAAATGACGACTGGTCGCGATTTGAAGAAAAGCTCAAGGCCATTGCGCAGATGCGCGACGCCTATGGTTTCCCATCCTCCAAGTACTAAGAGTCTAATTCAAAACTAAATTTAGCCTCGGATTGTCATGCCCGGACTTGTTCCGGGCATCCAGAGATGTCTGCATGTTGCTCAAAATTGCAGAAATAAAGCGCCATCTCTGGATTGCCGGGAGTTGATGGGTGGGAACCATCAACCTAGCAATGACACAGGAGAGAATTGTGAGTTTTCGCTTGAGTTATAAGTCCTTGTCAAAGCCATAGCCCTGCGCGACAGTCGCTTCGCAATATTCGCGGAGGGGCGACATGAAAAAGCTGTGTGCAATACTTTTGGCGGGAATGACTGCGGGCTGTCTGCCGGGTGAAACGCCGAACCAGATTCATGTTGAAGGAGAAGCGGCCCTTGAGGTGATGCCGGATATATTTGAGATTTCGGCAACAATTCATTCAAGAGGCGAGACGCACGCGGAAGTGCTTGATGCCATTTCCTCAACTTACTCTGACTTGAAAGAGCAGTTGCCACAACTCGAGGGCTTAGAGCAGTTAGCGCTTTCGACGAGCAGTGTCGGAATAAGCCCCGTTTACGATTATGCATGCCAGGAAGCAATTTATAATGATGAGCAATGCCCGGTCGTCGCTTACTCAGGAGGCATATCTATAACCGCCCAGGGCTCGCCAACTTCCGTTGCTGGAAATGCGTTATCGTTCATGTCTGAGCTTGGAACAAATGCGGTGAATTTCGATGGGTTTCGCGTCAGCGATTTTTCAACCCATCAGCAAAAGGCAATAAGCACTGCTGTTGAAAACGCCCGAGCCAGAGCCGAAACAATCGCTTCAGCATCCAAATCATCAATCGTCGGACTCTTAAAAATTCAGATAGGAAAAGGTTTTGACGACCACTACTTTGAGCTTGATAACGATACGATAATCGTTACTGGGTCACGGATGCGGGCCCCTAGGGTCCCGCTAGATATCGAACCACAACCGGTAATCGTCCAAGCCAAAATCGTCGCGGCTTTCGAAATCGAATAAAGCTTATTTCCGGCTCTCTGAGGCAAGCCGCTTCATGCCGTGCTGCAGCATGCTGGCTGTGGCCAGCGCCATATTCGATCCGATGAAACCGAAAATGATCCACTCAACTATGCTGAACATCTCTCTCGCCTCCGTCCCTTACAAACACCAGACTCGGCGAAATTGATGAAAATTTTTGCTAATTTTTTCGGGGCCTTGGCTAACGCGGCGGTAACCGGGCAAGCGCCTGTTTTTCCGGGAGTTTAGGCTTTTGGGGCGTTTCGGCTTGTTCCCATGGGCGGTTTTTCCGGTTAACATCAAGGTTTGGCGCCCTTCAAGGCGGGCGCATGGGGAAAGCCAGCTTGCGCTGCTCACGGGGTAACCGGGCTGTCGCAGGGGAGACGTGAGGGGTCGATGACGTCGGAAGTCGTGTTGATGAACCGCCAGGCGGTGGCGATGGCGGCGGATAGCGCCGTCACCATATCCGGCGACCGGTATCTGAAAACCTATCAGTCCGTGGATAAGCTGTTTCCGCTGGTGGAAAACCAGCCGGTCGGCGTGATGATTTATAACAACGCCGAAATCATGTCGACGCCGTGGGAAACGGTGATTTCGCTTTATCGCGAACAGGCGCGCGGGCGCCCGCTCGACACGGTAGCGGCTTACGCCGAAGACTTCATGGAGTTTATCTCCGGCAATCCGGATCTCTTTCCGGCAGAACATCAGGATACGGAATTTTTCAAGGTCGTTGCGGTGGTCTATACCGTGCTGGCCGAAGAATTCGACTATCAGGTGCAAAAGTTTTCGCAGAGCCATTCGGGCGGCGTGCGCGATCATATCTCCTCGATCTTTGAATTCGTAGTTGGTCAGCTTCATACAGATTACCAACGCTGCCCCGATGACAGCCCGCGCGGCGACCTGCCGTGTTTTCCAAAAGGCATGGCCGAACAGGTGCGCCGCCGTTATGGCGGGGAAATCGATCAGTTGATGCAAAGCCTGTTGGGCTCGTTGCGTCAGGAATATCCGGGCCTCTCGATCAGCGAGGAAACGCAGGCGCGCCTGCGTGAGATTGCTGTTTTTGCTGTCGTCAAGGATGCGTTCTTTGAGCACTACACCGGCGTTGTATTCGCGGGCTTCGGGGCCAAGGAAAAATTCCCGTCCATGCGCTCTTATCTTACATCGAGCGTTATTCTTGGCATTTTGAAGCGCAAGCGCGACCGTCAGGCCGATATCGGCGCTGACACGGGGCCCGTGTTCCAGCCTTTCGCGCAGGACCGGATGATCCGCACGTTTCTCACGGGTATGGATCAGTATTTGCGGATGTTCATCTATTCGGAGACGTTGAAGCTCTCCATGGGGCTTGTTTCAGATATTGTTTCACGCACGCCGAACCTGAATGACACCCAGAAGAATGCGATTTTCCGTGACTACAGTCAGAATAATCTCGGGCATGCGCTGAACGAATTTTTCCGCTCAGTTGATAATTATCAGTACGCGGTGCATACGCGGCCGATTTTGCGGGCGATCAATTCCCTGCCAAGGAAAGAGCTGGGCGAAACGGCGGCGTCACTGATCAAGCTGAACTCCTTCCAGCAAAAGGTGATGCATTCGGTCGAAACGGTCGGCGGGCCGATCGACGTCGCCGTGATCACGCGCAATGGCGGTCTTGAGTGGACCCGCGAAAAACCGGAGCTTTAGGGCATGAGTGAACGTCTAAAACAGATCTGGGCCGGATTTTCGTCAGAGACGACACGCAAGCTCACCGGGCGCGGTGTCGATAACATCCTCGTGCCGCACCGAACCGACTATGCGGAAACCGACGAGGGTTTCCTGCCGGAGAACTATAATGCGCCGGCGGAATCGGCGTTCTCGGCGCTGCGTGAGAATTTAAAGACAAAAGAAAAAATGTTCGGCGGCAAAAAGAAAAAAGCCGGCGACACACGCTCATCCCTGCCGTCTGAGGCGGAGGACTTCACCGCCGCCACGGCTTTTTCATCGTCAAGCGACGATCTTATTCGCGGACTTCGCGCCACTGCTATGCGGGTCGAGCGCCCGGATATAGATTACGGCGCTTTTGTCGCCTCGCCCGAGGGCAAGGCCCAGTTCAAGAAGCACAAAAAGAAAAAACGCTTCGGCCTGTTTTAATCTCTGTTAGATAACGCCTTGCCGCTGGTTTTGTTGAAAAGCACCGGCGCGTCCCCATTTCTTTGAAAAAGAAACGGAGGCTGATCCATGATTGTCACAACAACTGACGGTGTGCCCGGACGCGAGGTAAGCAATAGTGTTGGCGTCGTCGCCGGCGAGGCGATTCTCGGCGTTAATATTTTCCGCGATTTGTTCGCGGGCATTCGCGACATTATTGGCGGGCGTTCCGGCGGCTATCAAAAGGCGCT
Coding sequences within:
- a CDS encoding NfeD family protein → MITREFRIRFFAGMLVMGAALFGLAAFAQQQSTGGKSGVILTLNGPVTPPAAQYLAREIEAASAASKEIIIIEIDTPGGLMDSMKTIIKSVLASETPVATFVSPQGARSASAGLYIMYSAHVSAMAPATNTGAATPVEVGGAPSEESPFDENDPGFSDEDLREADQPQPSQGGDEAEETDDVREAAPESTRDQDRTVSEPLSSNDALRAKIINDSVAYIRALAEERGRNADWAESAVRDAVSVTANEALELGVIDLVASDIDDLMQQMNGRTVMVASGEKTLDTENVRLERVEPTLVEKILSFIADPNVAVILMSLATTGIIIEMWNPGSIFPGVVGALCLIMGLYAFQVLPFNWLGLALMGVGAAMILIEAYTPTFGLVGVAGLIVFGFGLFVVFPEGFRVSASVIGTIVALAGGFLAIILFAIVGSRSHGPLIGGDAVRRREGVVDEWSGNEGWVIIEGERWRAKCDKPLTPGDKVRVVSVDGLIVTVKQAKAGGLLDVLQPKEA
- a CDS encoding protein adenylyltransferase SelO, which produces MAENYQAARDFEHLGDENGAPLYDPVEAAVFPQHTLRYRNQRWAERVGLDGLSDEEWIGHFSKFAPLPDNLKTPLALRYHGHQFRTYNPDIGDGRGFLFAQLRDDQGRLLDLGTKGSGQTPYSRFGDGRLTLKGGVREVLATEMLEALGVYTSKTFSLIETGEELQRQDEPSPTRSSVLVRLSHSHVRFGAFQRLAYEKNEQAIGDLIDYCVAHFYPELAGLEGEEKAIAFYKSVIQRTARLVAQWMAAGFVHGVLNTDNMNVTGESFDYGPWRFAPTADPGFTAAYFDQTGLYAFGRQGEACAWNLAQLGGALAHHANVDALNEALQTFSDHYETAMADAYFYRLGLEGTGPEDFAFVVDFLKWMTETGAPYEQVFFDWFCGGASTDRASQSPAGELYEQEKFADLKARLMSLSPAKPERLEHQYFQGRKPCTMLIDEVEAIWALIAENDDWSRFEEKLKAIAQMRDAYGFPSSKY
- a CDS encoding SIMPL domain-containing protein yields the protein MKKLCAILLAGMTAGCLPGETPNQIHVEGEAALEVMPDIFEISATIHSRGETHAEVLDAISSTYSDLKEQLPQLEGLEQLALSTSSVGISPVYDYACQEAIYNDEQCPVVAYSGGISITAQGSPTSVAGNALSFMSELGTNAVNFDGFRVSDFSTHQQKAISTAVENARARAETIASASKSSIVGLLKIQIGKGFDDHYFELDNDTIIVTGSRMRAPRVPLDIEPQPVIVQAKIVAAFEIE
- a CDS encoding NfeD family protein, which codes for MIEIDGLPSNPMTFFLVAGLIGFGGVALAKLYGLIFMRWKTPFRVGEVMAVNRAEVVEWNGEEGYVSAGGELWRATSKDALSAGDKVKVSAVDGLLLKVRKHNA
- a CDS encoding threonine ammonia-lyase is translated as MDAPRLPSAQDVRDAAERIAGRIKRTPLVHARKLSALTGADIWLKLENLQYTGAFKERGALNKLLTMPDEERGRGVIAASAGNHAQGLARHAQSLDVPATIVMPVTTPDVKVRQTRELGAEVVLFGHDFDEAKAKTAELTKERGLIFVHPFDDPDVIAGQGTVAVEMIEDGPDFDAMIIPIGGGGLMAGMALAANDMSPKTDVIGVQAALFPSMANALDGGARDTGGNTLAEGIAVKEAGQLTREIVRDLVREITLVDERILERALSMLMMEQKLLVEGAGAAGLAAILAEPSRYKSKTVGLVLCGGNIDARLLSMILMRDLARSGRLARLRVQLLDMPGQLVKVATIIANQDGNVIDVGHHRTYSDLPAKMTCMDVTIDTQGQDHLDRILKNLRDEGYEVEIAAY
- a CDS encoding heavy metal-binding domain-containing protein, which translates into the protein MIVTTTDGVPGREVSNSVGVVAGEAILGVNIFRDLFAGIRDIIGGRSGGYQKALREARDHAMADMEAEAAALGADAVIGVDIDYEAVDTQKGAMLLVSCNGTAVKLR
- a CDS encoding slipin family protein, giving the protein MGGIGFFIPIIVFAFVLLTSIIKVLKEYERGVIFTLGRVGKKAAGPGLILLIPVIQVMRKVDMRTLVHDVPTQDVISQDNVSVKVNAVIYYRVVDAVRAVVQVENYMAATSQLAQTTLRSVLGKHDLDEMLQERDKLNKDIQEILDLQTEAWGIKVSNVEIKHVDVDQSMIRAIARQAEAERERRSKVILAEGEYQAAAKLSEAASVLATSPGAMELRYLNSLQDIAGDRTNTIVFPFSMGELAAQLRRP